The genomic DNA CCCTATAATTAGTCCTaacttatttgaatattatcaTCTTTATTCTTTACCGATAAGGCATCAGAGTCTGTTTAGGGTTGTAATACCGcgaagtaaatatttaataaaaaatcaatggcACTACATTCATCGAGAGGACCCATGCAAAGAAGTTAAACCTGGAACCTTCCTTTGCGATAAAGATGACCTGAAAGATCTCGGAGTCCATAATTCTTGCGCAGTAGGCTTACTTGAAACCCCAAAAATTATCAACTCCACCTTATGCCCACAAGTTGATATTAGTCTCACAAAATCAATAGTCAATCAACTGGATCAATCATTTGATTGGATCGTTGTACTCCCTCAAGAAGAAATGGTGCAGTTGAGTTGTCACCAACAGAAGGAAGTTCGAAGACTATCTGGAAGCTTTCTGTTAAACCTACCCAGCAGATGCAACTTCAAAGTCGCTCACCTATCAATCACTAATTTCCAAAAAGTAATCGACGTGGACAAACAACCAATAATATTTCCAGATTTCCAGTCTGTTTCTACAGAAGTGCCCATCCTTAACTTGAGTCTTCATTTACAAGATATCAAGCTGGATGAACTACAAAGTTTTCGAAACCGGATCGAATCCATTCCTGATTATTCATCGTATCCAGAGTTTTCCAGAACACCAAGCCTATGGACCGTGTTCATATAT from Anthonomus grandis grandis chromosome 7, icAntGran1.3, whole genome shotgun sequence includes the following:
- the LOC126738180 gene encoding uncharacterized protein LOC126738180, with amino-acid sequence MPLQVTFEEIFNFEKIINVDSFILNNRIVYLLRIPIISPNLFEYYHLYSLPIRHQSLFRVVIPRSKYLIKNQWHYIHREDPCKEVKPGTFLCDKDDLKDLGVHNSCAVGLLETPKIINSTLCPQVDISLTKSIVNQLDQSFDWIVVLPQEEMVQLSCHQQKEVRRLSGSFLLNLPSRCNFKVAHLSITNFQKVIDVDKQPIIFPDFQSVSTEVPILNLSLHLQDIKLDELQSFRNRIESIPDYSSYPEFSRTPSLWTVFIYVLIAIFCTYLLFIYRTKIYCLKKKEEEAISSSPPIQLPF